A window of the Cynocephalus volans isolate mCynVol1 chromosome 10, mCynVol1.pri, whole genome shotgun sequence genome harbors these coding sequences:
- the LOC134388542 gene encoding cytochrome c oxidase subunit 4 isoform 1, mitochondrial: MLASRVFSLIGKRAISTSVCVQAHGSVVKSEDYALSSYFDRRDYPLPDVAHVRHLSASQKALKEKEKASWSNLSMDEKVELYRIQFKESFAEMNRSTNEWKTVVGTALFFIGFTALFVIWEKRYVYGPVPHTFDKEWVAMQTKRMLDMKVNPIQGFSAKWDYDKNEWKK, translated from the exons ATGTTGGCTTCCAGGGTATTTAGCCTAATTGGCAAGCGAGCAATTTCCACCTCGGTGTGTGTACAAGCACACG GAAGCGTTGTGAAgagtgaggactatgctctctcGAGTTACTTTGATCGGCGTGACTATCCCCTGCCTGACGTAGCCCATGTCAGGCACCTGTCTGCCAGCCAGAAGGCTTTAAAAGAGAAGGAGAAGGCCTCTTGGAGCAACCTCTCCATGGATGAAAAAGTTGAGT TGTACCGCATTCAATTCAAAGAGAGCTTTGCCGAGATGAACAGGAGCACGAATGAGTGGAAGACGGTTGTGGGCACTGCCTTGTTCTTCATTGGCTTCACGGCTCTCTTCGTGATCTGGGAGAAGCGCTATG TGTACGGCCCGGTCCCGCACACCTTCGACAAAGAGTGGGTGGCCATGCAGACCAAGAGGATGCTTGACATGAAGGTCAACCCCATCCAGGGCTTCTCTGCCAAGTGGGACTACGACAAGAACGAATGGAAGAAGTGA